A window of Polaromonas hydrogenivorans contains these coding sequences:
- a CDS encoding collagen-like protein produces MKYSLLLAALVAMLGLTACEKTTVTPPAAAPVVVVPGPAGPAGATGDTGATGSTGSTVAVPGATGATGATGATGNEGAAGSTGSTGYTGATGATGATGAEGTKGETGKTGGDTVVVVPAK; encoded by the coding sequence ATGAAATATTCATTACTGCTCGCCGCACTGGTTGCAATGCTCGGCCTGACCGCTTGCGAAAAAACCACCGTGACCCCGCCTGCCGCCGCGCCGGTCGTGGTCGTTCCCGGTCCCGCTGGCCCGGCAGGAGCAACCGGCGACACTGGCGCCACCGGCTCAACCGGCTCGACGGTTGCCGTTCCCGGCGCAACGGGTGCGACTGGTGCGACCGGCGCAACGGGCAATGAGGGTGCGGCAGGTTCCACGGGCTCTACGGGCTACACCGGCGCAACGGGTGCAACCGGCGCCACCGGCGCTGAAGGCACCAAGGGCGAGACCGGCAAAACCGGCGGCGACACGGTCGTCGTTGTTCCAGCCAAATAA
- a CDS encoding pirin family protein encodes MTQSPASANASTPVLQVKPLGFPWETLDPFLFCAYHDDAYPAANGQMGPAASLAGRDIGQDFSRKDGWSMYHGSAVPGFPAHPHRGFETVTIARKGLIDHADSLGAMARFGQGDVQWLTAGQGVVHSEMFPLLDEKGPNPLELFQIWLNLPARSKMAAPRFTMFWSQAIARLTALDADGRATEVAVIAGRLDAPDAGVAEPLPPPPDSWAAQPDADVAIWTIRMAPGARWTLPAASGKDTRRQLYFFKGASVAVAGQAVSPASAIELRANAAVELVNGPGEAEFLLLQGRPIGEPVAQYGPFVMNTQAEIRQTLADYQRTQFGGWPWPDSAPVHGREPARFARHPGGAEERPAESGTASDSATA; translated from the coding sequence ATGACTCAATCGCCCGCCTCCGCTAATGCCAGCACACCCGTCCTTCAGGTCAAGCCGCTCGGCTTTCCGTGGGAAACCCTCGACCCCTTCCTGTTTTGCGCCTACCACGACGACGCCTACCCGGCGGCCAATGGACAAATGGGGCCGGCCGCTTCGCTGGCGGGGCGCGACATCGGCCAGGACTTCAGCCGCAAGGACGGCTGGAGCATGTACCACGGCAGCGCGGTGCCGGGCTTTCCGGCGCATCCGCACCGGGGCTTTGAAACCGTGACCATAGCCCGCAAGGGACTGATCGACCACGCCGATTCGCTGGGCGCCATGGCGCGCTTCGGGCAAGGCGACGTGCAGTGGCTCACGGCCGGCCAGGGCGTCGTGCATTCGGAAATGTTTCCGCTGCTGGATGAAAAAGGCCCGAATCCGCTGGAGCTGTTCCAGATCTGGCTGAACCTTCCGGCCCGCAGCAAGATGGCCGCGCCCCGCTTCACCATGTTCTGGTCGCAGGCGATTGCGCGCCTGACGGCCCTTGATGCCGACGGCCGCGCGACCGAGGTGGCGGTCATTGCCGGCCGGCTCGACGCGCCGGACGCTGGCGTGGCCGAACCGCTGCCGCCGCCGCCCGACTCCTGGGCCGCGCAGCCTGACGCCGACGTGGCCATCTGGACGATTCGCATGGCGCCCGGCGCCCGCTGGACGCTGCCTGCCGCCAGCGGCAAGGACACCCGGCGCCAGCTGTATTTCTTCAAGGGCGCGTCGGTCGCGGTGGCGGGCCAGGCGGTCAGCCCGGCCAGCGCCATCGAGTTGCGCGCCAATGCCGCCGTGGAACTGGTCAACGGCCCCGGAGAGGCTGAATTCCTCTTGCTTCAGGGCCGGCCGATTGGCGAGCCGGTGGCGCAGTACGGCCCGTTCGTCATGAACACCCAGGCCGAGATTCGGCAGACGCTGGCCGACTACCAGCGCACGCAATTCGGCGGCTGGCCGTGGCCCGACAGCGCGCCGGTGCATGGACGGGAGCCGGCGCGGTTTGCGCGGCATCCCGGCGGCGCCGAGGAACGGCCCGCCGAAAGCGGCACGGCCAGCGATTCGGCAACGGCCTGA
- a CDS encoding response regulator, producing METFITYVVEDNPTVLSNLIEALSEIAHVKVTAHSATQSEASQWLERHHASWHLAIVDLFLKQGTGLGVLAACRNRQPYQKMVLLTNYATPEIRLRSVALGADAVFDKSTELDGLLAYCIKQTHKLMLENGQETQRNVLSHPRQSN from the coding sequence ATGGAAACATTCATTACTTACGTGGTTGAAGACAATCCGACCGTCCTGTCCAATCTGATAGAAGCGCTGAGCGAGATAGCCCATGTGAAAGTCACCGCGCATTCGGCCACGCAGTCCGAGGCAAGCCAGTGGCTGGAACGGCATCACGCCAGTTGGCACCTGGCCATCGTCGATCTGTTTTTAAAGCAGGGCACGGGGCTGGGCGTGCTGGCGGCTTGCCGCAATCGCCAGCCGTACCAGAAAATGGTCCTCCTGACCAACTACGCCACGCCGGAAATCCGGCTGCGGTCGGTCGCGCTGGGGGCTGACGCGGTCTTTGACAAATCGACCGAACTCGACGGCCTGCTGGCCTACTGCATCAAGCAGACCCACAAGCTCATGCTGGAAAATGGCCAGGAGACGCAGCGCAACGTCCTTTCACACCCGCGCCAGTCGAACTAG
- a CDS encoding TetR/AcrR family transcriptional regulator — MNETVHSPRAAAASPAEKSRAPARKSLRKTPAPGPAPSRTNDPARTMAGILEVATAEFSEKGLSGARIDEIAAATQTSKRMIYYYFGSKEGLYLAVLEESYRRMRSIEAGLKLDDLPPEDALRRLVGFTFDHHHGNQGYIRLVMAENMERGSYLAQSKIIQELNVPAIGAIDKLYARGVAQGVFRAGLDPTDIHASISALTFFNVSNQHTFGLIFKGDTHSPEALAARRGSIIEMIVRFMRAP; from the coding sequence ATGAACGAAACAGTACATTCGCCACGGGCTGCCGCCGCTTCACCGGCGGAAAAATCCCGGGCGCCAGCGCGCAAAAGCCTGCGCAAGACGCCGGCCCCGGGGCCTGCGCCGTCCCGCACCAACGACCCGGCCCGCACCATGGCCGGCATCCTGGAGGTGGCGACGGCCGAGTTTTCCGAAAAGGGGCTGAGCGGCGCGCGCATCGACGAAATCGCGGCGGCCACCCAGACCAGCAAGCGCATGATTTACTACTATTTCGGCAGCAAGGAAGGCCTGTACCTGGCCGTGCTGGAAGAGTCGTACCGGCGCATGCGCAGCATCGAGGCCGGGCTCAAGCTGGACGACCTGCCGCCCGAGGACGCGCTGCGCCGCCTGGTGGGTTTCACCTTCGACCACCACCACGGCAACCAGGGCTACATCCGGCTGGTGATGGCCGAAAATATGGAGCGCGGCAGCTACCTGGCGCAGAGCAAGATCATCCAGGAACTCAATGTGCCGGCCATCGGCGCCATCGACAAGCTGTATGCGCGCGGCGTGGCGCAAGGCGTGTTCCGCGCCGGCCTGGACCCGACTGACATTCACGCCTCGATCTCGGCGCTGACGTTTTTCAATGTCTCCAACCAGCACACCTTCGGGCTGATCTTCAAGGGCGACACCCACTCGCCCGAAGCGCTGGCGGCGCGGCGCGGCAGCATCATCGAGATGATCGTGCGCTTCATGCGCGCGCCCTGA
- the aroQ gene encoding type II 3-dehydroquinate dehydratase yields MNILMLHGINLNMFGKRDPKQYGTITLDEINARVGALGQELGATVEAFQTNSEGAMCERIHQAHADGVDAVMINAGAWTHYSYGIRDALAILTCPIVELHMSNIHAREPFRHVSVFAEIARGQICGFGVDSYLLGLRAAVSAVEAGRV; encoded by the coding sequence ATGAACATCCTCATGCTGCACGGCATCAACCTCAACATGTTCGGCAAGCGCGACCCCAAGCAGTACGGCACCATCACGCTCGACGAGATCAATGCCCGCGTGGGCGCCCTGGGCCAGGAACTCGGCGCCACGGTCGAGGCCTTCCAGACCAACAGCGAAGGCGCGATGTGCGAGCGCATCCACCAGGCCCATGCCGACGGCGTGGACGCGGTGATGATCAACGCCGGCGCCTGGACGCACTACAGCTACGGCATCCGCGACGCGCTGGCGATTTTGACCTGTCCCATCGTCGAGCTGCACATGTCCAACATCCATGCGCGTGAGCCGTTCCGCCATGTGTCGGTGTTCGCCGAAATCGCCCGGGGCCAGATCTGCGGCTTTGGCGTGGACAGCTATTTGCTGGGCCTGCGCGCCGCGGTGTCCGCCGTCGAAGCGGGCCGGGTCTAA